In Stieleria varia, one genomic interval encodes:
- a CDS encoding O-antigen ligase family protein, with translation METFQLETRRNGIWRFAVLLILIPIFCTPFRGYQLPGLTVAQIYLGLTVLGIGLVLILDLFTSGRINRPSVLVLSLGIGMILVGLFSAVLHDRGMLGSGEGPQDVRQPLLQILLAVSWLVVTMRCDWSFKLFVAAFLSIGIASFLALTAGWAAAGFSTPYIGFGHHKNELGTSATTVFFLALICCIGQRVTSLRFLSAVLLMGLSLIMVYASDSRSNQVLIIVAAGFYVASRSLESIRGIRTVGFFVLVAGSLAVPHIYLAMESNSSSEGAAIGAQGRSIYNGRNHIWKDILEALPEEPVIGYGKRFAKRYRGVDDFLLDPHNLYLGTLYHTGAIGLLLLLALYFYIWIELTKRWEYSTTAKVCLCFFAGLIVHQSVECSLLHGGHIESLASIPILGLGLASPKSWDDEDDMDEWQSEGDDWAEDDDTLDAASQEFEELGV, from the coding sequence ATGGAAACATTTCAGTTGGAAACACGACGCAACGGCATTTGGCGTTTCGCCGTTCTGTTGATTTTGATTCCGATTTTCTGTACGCCCTTTCGAGGATATCAGCTGCCGGGATTGACGGTAGCTCAAATCTACCTGGGGCTGACGGTGCTGGGCATCGGTTTGGTACTGATTCTTGACCTGTTCACCAGTGGTCGAATCAATCGTCCCTCTGTCCTGGTGCTCTCACTTGGTATCGGAATGATTTTGGTGGGGTTGTTCAGTGCAGTGTTGCACGACAGAGGGATGCTTGGTTCCGGTGAAGGACCACAGGATGTACGGCAACCGCTGCTTCAGATCTTGCTGGCTGTTTCTTGGTTGGTTGTGACCATGAGGTGCGACTGGTCCTTCAAGCTTTTCGTAGCGGCTTTTCTATCGATCGGGATAGCTTCTTTTCTTGCGTTGACGGCCGGATGGGCTGCTGCTGGATTTTCGACACCTTACATTGGATTTGGCCACCACAAGAACGAGCTGGGTACTTCGGCGACAACGGTTTTTTTCCTCGCTTTGATCTGCTGCATCGGACAGCGGGTCACGAGCCTCCGTTTCTTGAGTGCTGTACTGCTGATGGGTTTGTCGCTGATCATGGTGTACGCATCGGACTCGCGCAGTAATCAAGTGCTGATCATCGTTGCAGCAGGCTTCTATGTCGCTAGTCGGTCGTTGGAGTCGATTCGAGGGATCCGTACCGTTGGCTTTTTTGTTCTGGTCGCAGGATCGCTTGCTGTTCCCCACATCTACCTGGCAATGGAATCAAACTCGTCCAGTGAGGGCGCGGCGATCGGGGCTCAGGGTCGATCCATATACAATGGTCGCAATCACATTTGGAAAGACATTCTGGAAGCGTTGCCAGAGGAACCAGTCATTGGCTACGGGAAACGTTTTGCAAAGCGTTATCGAGGCGTGGACGACTTCTTGTTGGATCCGCACAACCTGTATCTCGGTACTCTCTACCACACCGGAGCGATCGGTCTGTTGTTGCTACTGGCACTGTACTTCTACATTTGGATTGAGTTGACAAAGAGATGGGAATACAGCACCACCGCCAAGGTCTGCCTGTGCTTCTTTGCCGGGCTGATTGTCCACCAATCGGTTGAATGTTCTTTGCTTCACGGGGGCCACATCGAGTCCTTAGCAAGCATCCCGATACTGGGTCTCGGCTTAGCGAGTCCAAAATCTTGGGACGATGAAGACGATATGGACGAGTGGCAATCCGAAGGGGACGACTGGGCAGAGGACGACGACACGCTCGATGCGGCTTCCCAAGAGTTTGAAGAACTCGGCGTTTAG
- a CDS encoding transposase, which yields MGRPKRADEAGGIYHALNRGNAKSDIFHKPEDFDAFERILAEGLERYPCRILAYQLMSNHWHFVLSPTEDGGMSQFLGWVTLTHTMRLHAHYGTSGEGHIYQGRFKSFPVEDDDHFFTVCRYAERNAQRAGMVERAEDWKWGSLSRWLSKPEREPQLLSPWPIARLPNWCERVNEALTEDELKAVRWCVKRGAPYGSEPWVETTARRLDLESTLRPRGRPKKTNHESPKPKKES from the coding sequence ATGGGACGACCAAAACGCGCTGACGAAGCGGGCGGGATCTATCACGCACTGAACCGTGGAAACGCCAAGTCAGATATCTTCCACAAGCCAGAAGATTTCGACGCCTTCGAGCGGATCCTCGCCGAAGGACTCGAGCGATATCCTTGCCGGATACTCGCATACCAGTTGATGAGCAACCATTGGCACTTCGTGCTCTCGCCCACTGAAGACGGTGGCATGAGTCAGTTTCTTGGATGGGTCACACTGACTCACACGATGCGGTTGCATGCCCACTACGGAACCTCCGGTGAAGGGCACATCTACCAGGGACGTTTCAAGAGTTTCCCTGTCGAGGATGATGACCACTTTTTCACTGTTTGTCGCTATGCGGAGCGGAACGCACAGCGTGCAGGAATGGTCGAGCGCGCCGAAGATTGGAAGTGGGGGTCGCTATCACGCTGGCTTTCCAAGCCCGAGCGAGAGCCGCAATTGCTGTCACCTTGGCCGATTGCCCGCCTACCGAATTGGTGCGAGCGAGTGAATGAAGCATTGACCGAGGACGAGCTCAAAGCGGTCCGCTGGTGCGTCAAGCGAGGTGCTCCGTATGGAAGTGAGCCTTGGGTGGAGACAACAGCGCGCCGTCTGGACCTCGAGTCCACGCTCCGCCCAAGAGGCCGCCCCAAAAAGACGAACCACGAATCACCGAAACCCAAAAAAGAGTCCTGA
- the hemA gene encoding glutamyl-tRNA reductase, with translation MKLQMIGCSHHDAAVEFRERVSFNADQISGALSRFRERFPNGELVLLSTCNRVELYTSTDDDSHLDRQSVVEFLAGEHHLSVDEVVDQMIYRAGNEAVEHLFTVAASLDSMVVGESQISSQVKQAYDLACENGSAGPLIHAVFQAAKRASKRVQTETQIHRRRVSVPSVAVGEVVPEVFDTLVDKHVVLCGAGEMGEETMRYLIAAGANDVWVLNRSRPRADALAETFGVRSADWSDLSEQLVHADLLIGTTSATEPIVTLSQFEAIQGARKDRVLLLLDLAVPRDFDVAIGELPNVYLYQIDDLQAACQRNRREREKEWPKAKKIIAEETELFLRDLNHRATGPVIQRLRQQAHLLKEEELTRLKNKLGHAGLSEADSKEIEKSFDRLINKLLHPPLSSLRDDAAEGHRRGLVDALRHLFQLGD, from the coding sequence ATGAAGCTGCAGATGATCGGTTGCAGCCACCATGATGCAGCCGTTGAGTTTCGCGAGCGAGTCTCGTTCAATGCCGATCAGATCTCCGGCGCGTTGTCGCGTTTCCGTGAGCGTTTTCCCAATGGCGAGCTGGTGCTGCTGAGCACGTGCAATCGTGTCGAGCTCTACACGTCGACAGACGACGACTCTCATTTGGATCGCCAAAGTGTCGTCGAGTTCTTGGCCGGCGAGCATCATTTGAGTGTGGACGAAGTCGTTGATCAGATGATCTATCGCGCGGGCAATGAAGCGGTCGAGCACTTGTTCACCGTCGCCGCGAGTCTGGACAGCATGGTCGTGGGCGAATCCCAGATCTCCTCCCAAGTCAAACAGGCGTACGACCTGGCCTGTGAGAACGGCTCAGCCGGTCCTTTGATCCATGCGGTTTTTCAAGCGGCCAAACGGGCCTCCAAACGGGTGCAAACCGAGACACAGATTCATCGTCGTCGCGTCAGCGTGCCCAGTGTGGCGGTGGGCGAAGTGGTCCCAGAGGTCTTTGACACGTTGGTGGACAAACACGTGGTGCTGTGTGGTGCCGGTGAGATGGGCGAAGAGACCATGCGGTATTTGATCGCCGCGGGTGCCAACGACGTCTGGGTACTCAATCGCAGCCGACCCCGCGCGGATGCATTGGCGGAAACCTTCGGCGTGCGTTCGGCCGACTGGAGTGATCTATCGGAACAACTGGTACACGCGGATCTGCTGATCGGGACCACGTCGGCGACCGAGCCGATCGTGACGCTGTCGCAGTTCGAGGCGATCCAAGGGGCGAGAAAGGATCGCGTCTTGTTGCTGTTGGACTTGGCGGTTCCCCGTGACTTTGATGTGGCGATCGGTGAATTGCCCAACGTTTATCTGTACCAGATCGACGATTTACAGGCGGCCTGTCAGCGTAATCGCCGCGAGCGAGAGAAAGAGTGGCCCAAAGCCAAGAAGATCATCGCCGAAGAAACCGAACTGTTCCTTCGTGACTTGAATCACCGAGCCACCGGACCGGTGATCCAGCGTCTGCGTCAACAGGCTCACTTATTGAAAGAGGAAGAGTTGACGCGGTTGAAGAACAAGCTTGGGCACGCGGGGCTGAGTGAAGCGGATTCCAAGGAGATCGAAAAATCGTTTGATCGTCTGATCAACAAGTTGCTTCACCCGCCGCTTTCATCGCTCCGAGACGACGCAGCGGAAGGACACCGCCGTGGGCTTGTCGATGCGTTGCGTCATCTCTTTCAGTTGGGAGACTGA
- a CDS encoding cellulase family glycosylhydrolase: MYQTIAYLFSIYFSATAGGVEQPDYAPLRVRVSINDGMKSVRGAHEQVLRGTGVAVYKYRRDQLKLEGNWPANDYARSAAYYDELVERNINAVRVICFDPWQRSHADPGSTVPYPYADLNDPDDVAELLSDLDRIVELCEQRDIYVLINYHDTTGYRDPDHSSPAGSNGQFAYLNSMDYLNQFWDIVGPRYADRKHVFYELTNEPVGYHPNDYNSQHLDDFAALYHRVRVYAPETHLAMLSFTTVASYGASMLDVTNQLKQRGVKFTNASVGFHPYKISSLPHSLTPINQLRAAVPVINTEQNFPLSVDDGVDDPNGRGFGGDLLGTQTMERLGISWFHWNTTGPEEFNSNFRGIVLPDARDKGYLWRTELRYIMNWDRIVRLLGFSREKGAKLFRVTQ; the protein is encoded by the coding sequence ATGTACCAAACCATCGCCTACCTGTTCTCGATCTACTTTTCGGCCACCGCCGGCGGCGTCGAGCAACCCGATTATGCCCCGCTGCGGGTCAGGGTCTCGATCAATGACGGGATGAAAAGTGTCCGTGGGGCACACGAACAGGTGCTGCGAGGCACGGGCGTCGCCGTGTACAAGTATCGTCGTGATCAGTTGAAACTGGAGGGCAACTGGCCGGCTAACGATTACGCCCGCAGCGCCGCCTATTACGACGAACTTGTCGAGCGAAACATCAACGCCGTGCGTGTCATCTGCTTTGACCCCTGGCAACGTTCCCACGCGGACCCCGGCTCAACGGTACCGTATCCGTATGCCGATTTAAATGATCCCGATGACGTTGCCGAATTGTTGAGTGACCTGGATCGCATCGTCGAACTGTGCGAGCAGCGTGACATTTATGTGTTGATCAATTACCACGACACGACGGGATACCGGGACCCCGATCACAGTTCACCGGCGGGTTCCAACGGGCAATTTGCCTACCTCAATTCGATGGACTACCTGAACCAGTTTTGGGACATCGTCGGCCCACGCTATGCCGATCGCAAACACGTATTTTATGAGCTGACCAACGAACCGGTCGGCTACCATCCCAACGATTACAACTCACAGCACCTCGACGACTTTGCCGCGTTGTATCACCGCGTGCGGGTCTACGCGCCGGAGACACACTTGGCGATGTTGTCCTTCACCACCGTGGCCTCGTACGGTGCCTCGATGTTGGACGTGACCAATCAACTGAAACAGCGTGGCGTCAAATTCACGAACGCTTCGGTCGGATTTCACCCCTACAAGATTTCTTCCTTGCCGCACAGTTTGACGCCCATCAATCAATTGCGAGCCGCTGTACCGGTGATCAACACCGAGCAGAATTTTCCGCTATCGGTCGATGACGGAGTGGACGATCCCAACGGCCGCGGGTTTGGCGGTGACTTGCTCGGAACGCAGACGATGGAACGATTGGGGATCAGTTGGTTTCATTGGAACACGACTGGCCCAGAAGAATTCAACAGCAACTTCCGCGGCATCGTGTTGCCCGATGCACGCGACAAAGGCTATCTCTGGCGAACCGAGTTGCGATACATCATGAACTGGGATCGCATCGTCCGCCTACTCGGCTTTTCACGTGAAAAGGGAGCAAAGCTCTTCCGCGTCACCCAGTGA
- a CDS encoding cytochrome c biogenesis protein CcsA yields MLSILGKITVTCFFASYLIVLVLELLRLLGRIPGRTMAVLAMMGLGLFTHVAYLFVRVLEVPDGDHQQQGLLASWSEWSLLLALGLAVCFLVFYLRRPDTIISFFFLPMVLATIGISVALRGFEPFTRDEAVGVWGSIHGLSMVIGSGAVLIGFLACVMYLVQSWRLKHKRAGSARFRLPTLETLGRMNRRSLVVSTLFVALGVVAGVVMNINRHGNVGWTQGGVLLSVLLFIWLIAATSLEYFYAPASRGRKAFYLALASLGFLILAMIGILTSSHGMSS; encoded by the coding sequence ATGCTTTCCATTCTCGGAAAAATCACTGTCACGTGTTTTTTCGCCAGCTACTTGATCGTGCTGGTGTTGGAACTGCTGCGTCTGTTGGGGCGGATTCCCGGTCGGACCATGGCGGTCCTGGCCATGATGGGGTTGGGACTGTTCACCCATGTGGCCTATCTGTTCGTTCGAGTCTTGGAGGTGCCCGATGGGGATCACCAGCAGCAGGGTCTGCTGGCCAGTTGGTCGGAGTGGTCGTTATTGCTGGCGCTGGGGCTCGCCGTCTGTTTTCTGGTTTTTTACCTGCGGCGTCCGGACACGATCATCAGTTTCTTTTTCTTGCCGATGGTTTTGGCGACCATTGGGATTTCGGTCGCGTTGCGCGGCTTCGAGCCCTTCACGCGTGACGAAGCCGTCGGAGTGTGGGGCAGCATCCACGGATTGTCGATGGTAATCGGCAGTGGTGCGGTGTTGATCGGGTTTCTCGCCTGCGTGATGTATTTGGTCCAGTCATGGCGATTGAAACACAAGCGGGCTGGATCGGCGCGGTTTCGACTGCCCACCCTGGAGACGCTGGGACGGATGAATCGCCGTTCGCTGGTGGTGAGTACTTTGTTTGTCGCTTTGGGCGTGGTCGCCGGCGTGGTGATGAACATCAACCGCCATGGTAATGTCGGGTGGACGCAAGGCGGTGTCTTGCTAAGCGTGCTGCTATTCATCTGGCTGATCGCGGCGACTTCGCTGGAGTATTTTTATGCACCGGCGAGCCGTGGCCGCAAAGCGTTTTATCTGGCGCTGGCCAGTCTTGGATTCTTGATTTTGGCCATGATCGGCATCCTGACCAGTTCGCACGGGATGAGTTCATGA
- a CDS encoding AAA family ATPase: protein MFSLKSDQDSPSDPNVKPDWEEIRLKACNDFIERKACHYIDMPARLTYDRFVFNSDPREGPNEAVDPIAFFAVDQCNPNQSWGTTFMVATEPYVAIVTGQFGVGKTELARQITDRVDAAAFPIMLSKCDGSAFSSKALDAEQMVRLLFRPLVDRESDLTPTVVTELLGAIRDGRVLLILDGLDELIFTVEGHEHFFESIANLLYSDDSHREYRVIVTVRTEYLRTFDRNNATDLVSRLSGKRDSRLGHSIPFVRLDYFTKTHLDMFLSEELHAAMAVHIGNYPALRELLRRPLLMRLFCDFVGSGGMQADDFEKLDTGVALIERYIKEFINFANVDDQLRQAQTQISKAVQWDLDSIARCSVRLYLDQRDYFTRDEIVGCSTGPKKADIDPFEAILKCPFVIRDNDGDTEVLRFAHRTFYEFFVAKGLALQGGKTSGGDADDEFTPFDEIVLETDIRRFLRTMEGDDWYNRTRRSYALERDQWDEWDKEFSLMQPNDAIVKELEEERVVLLDIMTEPEQFRADRDAIKAIRTINRFLDRPLQQLHPRYLMYNLEAVSVYVKAFGWESSAIEINHRLSSALYELLNKIVRRKLPTRQSRHSQNLRSGYELLVTRMLLIAKQMRYPWMEEFRRWGDPKKLEKEIGSVRSDTNRRVSNILNE from the coding sequence ATGTTCAGTTTGAAATCCGATCAGGACTCACCGAGCGACCCGAATGTAAAGCCGGATTGGGAAGAGATCCGGCTCAAAGCATGCAACGATTTTATTGAACGCAAGGCTTGCCACTACATCGATATGCCGGCTCGTCTGACGTACGACCGCTTTGTTTTTAATAGTGATCCCCGGGAAGGTCCCAATGAAGCGGTTGACCCGATAGCGTTCTTTGCAGTCGACCAATGCAATCCGAATCAATCGTGGGGAACAACATTCATGGTGGCGACAGAACCGTATGTCGCAATCGTGACGGGACAATTTGGTGTTGGTAAAACAGAGCTTGCACGGCAGATCACGGATCGTGTTGACGCAGCAGCCTTTCCGATCATGCTCTCTAAATGTGACGGCTCCGCTTTTTCATCCAAAGCACTGGATGCGGAGCAGATGGTGCGTCTGCTGTTTCGCCCACTTGTGGACAGAGAGAGTGATCTGACACCCACCGTTGTGACAGAGTTGCTCGGCGCCATTCGCGACGGACGAGTCTTGTTGATTCTTGATGGTCTCGACGAACTGATTTTTACCGTCGAAGGCCACGAACACTTCTTTGAATCGATTGCGAACCTTCTGTATAGCGATGATTCTCATCGCGAATATCGGGTCATTGTCACTGTCAGAACGGAATACTTAAGAACATTTGATCGCAACAATGCGACTGATCTGGTCAGCCGCCTGTCTGGAAAACGCGACTCCCGACTTGGGCATTCCATCCCATTCGTCCGTCTCGATTACTTCACAAAAACCCATCTCGACATGTTTTTGAGTGAAGAACTTCATGCGGCGATGGCGGTGCACATCGGCAATTATCCCGCTCTTCGAGAATTGCTCCGGCGTCCACTGCTTATGCGACTGTTTTGTGATTTTGTCGGTTCGGGAGGTATGCAAGCTGATGACTTCGAGAAGCTGGATACGGGGGTCGCCCTTATCGAACGCTATATCAAGGAGTTCATCAACTTTGCCAACGTTGACGATCAACTGCGGCAGGCGCAAACCCAGATCAGCAAAGCGGTGCAATGGGACTTGGATTCGATTGCGCGCTGCTCGGTGAGACTGTATCTCGATCAGCGGGACTATTTCACTCGTGATGAAATTGTCGGATGCAGCACCGGTCCTAAGAAAGCAGACATCGATCCGTTTGAAGCCATTCTAAAATGCCCTTTCGTTATCCGAGACAATGACGGTGACACGGAGGTGTTGCGTTTTGCCCATCGAACGTTTTACGAGTTTTTCGTCGCCAAAGGGTTGGCCTTGCAAGGTGGTAAGACATCTGGTGGTGACGCGGACGACGAATTTACGCCGTTTGACGAGATTGTTCTGGAAACAGACATCCGCCGTTTTTTGAGAACGATGGAAGGGGACGATTGGTACAACCGTACACGACGTTCCTATGCGTTAGAACGTGATCAGTGGGATGAATGGGACAAAGAGTTCAGTCTGATGCAGCCTAACGATGCAATTGTGAAGGAGTTGGAGGAGGAACGTGTTGTCCTGTTGGATATCATGACAGAGCCCGAGCAGTTTCGAGCTGACCGCGATGCCATCAAGGCGATCCGGACCATCAATCGATTCTTGGACAGGCCGTTGCAGCAACTGCACCCGCGGTATTTGATGTACAACCTCGAAGCCGTTTCGGTTTATGTCAAGGCATTTGGTTGGGAATCATCGGCGATAGAGATTAATCATCGTTTGTCGTCGGCCCTCTACGAACTACTCAACAAAATCGTCCGCCGCAAGCTTCCCACGCGACAGTCTAGGCACTCTCAAAACCTGCGGTCGGGATATGAACTTCTCGTGACACGAATGCTCCTGATTGCCAAACAAATGCGTTATCCGTGGATGGAAGAGTTTCGGCGTTGGGGTGACCCTAAAAAGCTTGAAAAGGAGATCGGATCGGTCAGGAGTGATACGAATCGGAGAGTTAGCAATATCCTTAATGAATAG
- a CDS encoding glycosyltransferase encodes MNSDKKLHVLAWPARRTRRTNPYPYRVQDSTSHFGVETAEFSPRNILRLGWDVIHVHWPEVPLRKGILPIRLTLCLAILLVLWCHKRLGGSKIAWTTHNLEPHERRDHWLTKWYFGRFLGLVDGTISLSEFGRQKLFELHPQLRSKHSVVVRHGHYRDDYPPAVDQQVAREKLGLGETDSVLLSLGMIRPYKNLPMLAGLVHESDDESLRLLIAGPGKSERDETLLREIAATDNRLRLNIEFLPADEVSLQFAACDLAVLPYSDILNSGSLLLALSMSRRALIPRKGATPEIAELVGKDWVHMYDGELTLARIQESLDQKLPNVGPDLSNFEWPVTGELTSQFFRELCDPAAN; translated from the coding sequence ATGAATAGCGACAAGAAGTTGCACGTCCTGGCGTGGCCGGCGAGAAGAACACGTCGGACCAATCCGTATCCATATCGCGTGCAGGACAGCACGTCACACTTCGGCGTTGAGACCGCCGAGTTTTCCCCACGGAACATCCTGCGTCTGGGGTGGGATGTGATTCATGTGCACTGGCCGGAAGTCCCGTTGCGAAAGGGCATCCTGCCGATTCGATTGACGCTCTGCTTGGCCATCTTGTTGGTGTTGTGGTGCCACAAGCGTTTGGGCGGCAGCAAGATTGCTTGGACCACCCACAATTTGGAGCCTCATGAAAGACGAGACCATTGGCTGACCAAATGGTACTTCGGCCGGTTCTTGGGTTTGGTCGACGGCACCATTTCATTATCAGAATTCGGTCGGCAAAAACTGTTTGAGCTTCATCCGCAACTTCGGTCCAAACACAGCGTTGTCGTCAGACATGGTCACTACCGCGACGACTATCCGCCGGCGGTTGACCAGCAAGTCGCTCGAGAAAAATTGGGGCTCGGTGAAACGGATTCTGTTCTGTTGAGTCTGGGGATGATCAGGCCGTATAAGAACTTGCCTATGCTGGCTGGATTGGTCCATGAAAGTGATGACGAGTCGCTGCGCTTACTGATCGCGGGGCCGGGTAAATCCGAGCGAGACGAAACCCTATTGCGAGAGATCGCGGCAACCGACAACCGTTTGCGACTCAATATTGAGTTCCTGCCTGCCGACGAAGTTTCGTTGCAGTTCGCCGCGTGTGACCTCGCGGTGCTGCCTTACTCAGACATTCTCAATTCGGGAAGCCTGTTGCTGGCTCTCTCGATGTCCAGACGAGCACTGATCCCACGCAAGGGAGCGACTCCCGAGATAGCGGAGTTGGTCGGAAAGGACTGGGTGCACATGTACGATGGAGAGTTGACTTTGGCGAGAATCCAAGAATCACTCGACCAAAAATTGCCCAACGTAGGTCCCGACCTGTCGAATTTTGAGTGGCCGGTCACCGGCGAACTAACGAGCCAGTTTTTCCGAGAGTTGTGTGATCCTGCCGCGAATTGA
- a CDS encoding O-antigen ligase family protein: MLAPELAFLIFLVLTLVAAALATRSSGFSSFSPDSILLGTGMIFSLLSATWFDFEIFGVRLEVRSAVAAICLVAYCVHSWRMILRSWGVLDWLVGAIWAWQVWVDGRDQGFSIALPVQAYGEWVLPYAAGRFAVLNRHAFVSLAPWFCGVAVTIAVLASVECFTQLNPWNILSPIDDLVYRSSEKRYGLLYRAYGPTRHPIFLAIWLMLSIPWIIGCIEMANDRRQRWWYGGALAMVVIGIGATVSRGPLLLLLLVAGIVLAAYSRKARWILIALACVGGIVGYMQFDTLIRAFDAGVKSNDKSQVIQVEGEAEIYNGTLNRMFVMKLYGPLVFQGGPMGYGSVATSTFPPDIPGLPASARTRKTLGIVDNSFILVGLRLGWVGLGLFVLWLVSAMFFCLRLRRGAATYFYPLGPATLTAMACILLAVSLEMLTVYFAYDYAFLLKFHLGVVAGLVATVRLVNRGVLD, encoded by the coding sequence ATGCTTGCACCCGAACTCGCCTTTCTGATCTTTCTGGTTCTGACACTCGTCGCTGCGGCATTGGCCACTCGCAGCAGCGGTTTTTCCTCGTTTTCGCCGGACTCGATCCTGCTGGGAACTGGGATGATTTTTTCGCTCCTGTCGGCCACTTGGTTCGATTTCGAGATCTTTGGCGTGCGTCTGGAAGTCCGCAGCGCCGTGGCCGCGATCTGTTTGGTCGCCTACTGCGTTCACTCCTGGCGAATGATCCTCCGTAGCTGGGGAGTGCTGGATTGGCTGGTCGGTGCGATCTGGGCCTGGCAAGTCTGGGTCGACGGCCGGGATCAGGGTTTCAGCATCGCTCTGCCCGTTCAAGCTTATGGTGAATGGGTGTTGCCTTACGCTGCGGGCCGCTTTGCCGTGCTGAACCGACACGCGTTTGTTTCCCTGGCACCTTGGTTCTGCGGCGTTGCCGTCACCATCGCTGTGTTGGCCAGCGTCGAATGTTTTACCCAACTCAATCCGTGGAACATCCTTTCGCCAATCGATGACCTCGTTTATAGGTCTTCGGAAAAGCGCTACGGATTGTTGTATCGCGCGTACGGCCCGACTCGGCACCCGATCTTTTTGGCGATCTGGTTGATGCTGAGTATTCCTTGGATCATCGGTTGCATCGAAATGGCCAACGATCGCCGCCAGCGTTGGTGGTACGGAGGTGCCCTGGCGATGGTCGTGATCGGCATTGGTGCGACCGTCTCCCGCGGCCCCCTGTTGCTACTTCTGTTGGTCGCAGGAATCGTCCTTGCCGCTTACTCTCGCAAAGCTCGCTGGATCCTGATCGCGTTGGCTTGCGTCGGTGGCATCGTGGGATACATGCAATTCGACACCCTGATCCGGGCCTTTGACGCTGGAGTCAAATCAAACGACAAGTCCCAGGTCATCCAGGTTGAGGGCGAAGCCGAGATCTACAACGGCACACTGAATCGAATGTTCGTGATGAAACTCTACGGACCGCTCGTGTTCCAAGGCGGTCCCATGGGTTATGGCTCCGTCGCCACCAGCACGTTCCCACCGGACATCCCTGGATTGCCCGCGTCTGCCAGAACCCGCAAGACGCTCGGGATCGTGGACAACTCGTTCATCCTCGTGGGACTGCGATTGGGATGGGTCGGACTCGGACTATTCGTGCTGTGGTTGGTGTCCGCGATGTTCTTTTGCTTGCGGCTACGACGCGGGGCAGCGACCTATTTCTATCCGTTGGGACCGGCGACCTTGACCGCGATGGCGTGCATCCTGCTGGCCGTCTCGCTGGAAATGCTGACGGTTTACTTTGCCTATGACTATGCCTTTCTGCTGAAATTTCACCTCGGCGTGGTCGCCGGTTTGGTCGCTACGGTACGCTTGGTCAACCGTGGCGTGCTGGATTGA